TGTTTGTATCACCAACGCGGAAAACCTTAAAGCCAACATCAAGGTTCTCTATACCTTCCTTATCCTTGAATTCTTCTTTTATCTTTTCACCGGCGCGACGGATGCGTTCTTTGCCGATTTCACATATATTTTTAAAACCTGCTTTGTAGGCCTCAGATTTTTCATCACAAGGTTCAGGAAGTTGGACCATTATAAACTTACGGTTGCCACCATCTTCAGCGTTAAGCTGCATAACTGCGTGTGCAGTTGTAGCTGAGCCGGAGAAAAAGTCGAGAATAATCATTTTACTATCGTTTAGAAGTTTTATTAAATTTGAAATAAGTTTAACTGATTTTGGATAAGAAAAAATTTTATCACTATTAAATAGTTCATTAATATCTTGTTTTCCTTCAATAGTCCCTCCAAAATTAGTTGTAAGACTTCTAGCTTTTTTACCTCTTTCATTCAATCTCTGTTTAAATTGTATAGACCAACTTCCATCATCTTTTTTTACAAATCTTATTTCTCCGCTTTTTAAATCTTCTTCAAATCTTTCTTTTGAGCGTATCCAATCACCATTTATAATAGTTCCATCTGGAGCCACAATATCGTAATTTATAGGATTTTTTAGACCTGGCCTTGCAAAAGTATCCCAAAAATATCTACCGAATTTATCTTTTTCCTTATACCTTTTTAAATATTCTTCATCATGTTCAATAAACATTTCGTCTAAGTAGATAATATCTTTACAATAAACTAAAATATAATCATGTTCTTTTACTATGTATTTACTATCACTTCCACCGCCAATCTTTGACTGTCTGATAAATAAACCGACTAAATTATCCTCTCCAAATATTTCATCACAAATCATTCTAAGATTATCCACTTCATTATCATCAATGCTGATAAAAATAACCCCGTCATCTGTAAGTAAATCCTTTGCTACTTTTAATCTGGGATACATCATATTAAGCCAATTAGAGTGAAACCTTGCCGAACTCCTTTGGTTTTTTATCAACCTCTCCCCATCTTCACTGACTTCTCCTTCCTCTATATCGCTTATTTCTTTAAGTTTGCTGTAATCATCTTTATATACAAAATCATTTCCCGTGTTATACGGTGGATCAATATAAATCATCTTTATCCTACCATAGTATGAATTCCTGAGCAGTTTCAAAACTTCTAAGTTATCTCCTTCAATGTATAAATTCTCCGTCGTCTCCGGATTCTTACTGTCTTCAGGC
The DNA window shown above is from Calorimonas adulescens and carries:
- a CDS encoding site-specific DNA-methyltransferase, with amino-acid sequence MELKKISQEIYNPVNENVKKLAKLFPAAVKDGQVDFDALKQELGQFEEVGKEKYELTWPGKTLAKQLANLDIAGRTLKYVPEDSKNPETTENLYIEGDNLEVLKLLRNSYYGRIKMIYIDPPYNTGNDFVYKDDYSKLKEISDIEEGEVSEDGERLIKNQRSSARFHSNWLNMMYPRLKVAKDLLTDDGVIFISIDDNEVDNLRMICDEIFGEDNLVGLFIRQSKIGGGSDSKYIVKEHDYILVYCKDIIYLDEMFIEHDEEYLKRYKEKDKFGRYFWDTFARPGLKNPINYDIVAPDGTIINGDWIRSKERFEEDLKSGEIRFVKKDDGSWSIQFKQRLNERGKKARSLTTNFGGTIEGKQDINELFNSDKIFSYPKSVKLISNLIKLLNDSKMIILDFFSGSATTAHAVMQLNAEDGGNRKFIMVQLPEPCDEKSEAYKAGFKNICEIGKERIRRAGEKIKEEFKDKEGIENLDVGFKVFRVGDTNIRWTSEAIKSGQIRIEESSATKDALDFNPGFTDIDVVYEIMLRHRDFPLTSKIEKLSHIGERTYIFADSVVVCLEEKVTNEVVDKIAEIEPKPLKVIFRDSAFDDDISLKINTMNRLDVQLKKHNQGKEISYRVEFI